The following coding sequences lie in one Apium graveolens cultivar Ventura chromosome 3, ASM990537v1, whole genome shotgun sequence genomic window:
- the LOC141715202 gene encoding uncharacterized protein LOC141715202: MDPLKRRIANGEWVDVVDNAIKMYKEDLKKVPKKKVLWENMAGVPVQTGNKDCGLFVMRYMMEIIHDKELDFANKWLRRSNLVYTEDDINEIRVEFAKYFMKHCAS, from the exons ATGGACCCTCTTAAACGCCGAATTGCAAATGGAGAATGGGTGGATGTTGTCGACAA TGCCATTAAAATGTACAAGGAGGATTTGAAAAAGGTTCCGAAGAAGAAAGTATTGTGGGAGAACATGGcg GGAGTTCCAGTGCAAACCGGGAACAAGGATTGTGGCCTGTTTGTGATGCGATACATGATGGAAATCATTCATGATAAGGAGCTGGACTTTGCTAATAAG TGGCTGCGTAGATCAAACCTGGTTTACACTGAGGATGACATCAACGAGATCAGGGTTGagtttgcaaaatattttatgaaacatTGTGCAAGCTAG
- the LOC141715203 gene encoding uncharacterized protein LOC141715203 has product MDRSWLKADRRTKEFKKGVEDLLIFAFENGYNTEKISCPCVNCAHSKSWRAQIVKNHLFQNGIDQTYTRWIWHGENNSVESSNETDTSESINQGTSRMGERDEDDDDDMSSDESSDETDTSDFINHVKGEHQPLYPGCGRYTKMKALVQLYNLKVKHGMSDSCFSDILLLLGSLLPEGNNIPSSFNEAKKTLCALGMGYEKIHACPNNCLLYRGDLDEEQTTCRVCKASRWKLNKKGDELEGVPAKVLWYFPLIPRLRNLFNTPHIAKDMTWHDTERQKDGKMRHPADSITWKDVDQKWPDFASETRNLRLALSSDGFNPFHGNRTDYSSWPVLLSIYNLPPWLCMKRRYIMLCLLISGPTKPGNDIDVFLQPLIEDLQELWHGKQMYDTYKKEFFMLRGILLWTISDYPALGNLSGNVIKGYNACTICIDETKATRLVNYRKTVIMRHRRWLPHNHPYRRQKSAFDNTVEKGVAPVPLTGEEVFQRVQHLRAHVFGKKQRQPRWKKGKPRPVWKKVSIFFQLEYWEFLPVRHVLNVMHIEKNICEALVGTLLNIPGKTKDRESVRLDMAEMGIRTELRPKTPGKKEKVPLASWNLTHAEKKTVCSSFLKMKLADGFCSNIKNLVNMENLRLVGMKSYDCHTILHHLLPISIRSVLQKQVRCTIIRFCLFFKAICSKVINVDKLEKMQSELVETLCQLEKHFPPSFFDVMIHLSVHLVREVKLCGPIFLRWMYPFERYLKAFKGYVRNPAHPEGCIAEAYVAEEAVECLVNFEKSTVGVSNAKYEQNARPLSGATLIKPSDEDLH; this is encoded by the coding sequence ATGGATAGGTCATGGTTAAAAGCGGATAGAAGAACGAAAGAGTTCAAAAAAGGAGTGGAAGATTTGTTAATATTTGCATTTGAGAATGGTTATAATACAGAAAAAATCAGTTGTCCATGTGTAAACTGCGCACATAGTAAATCATGGAGAGCGCAGATAGTTAAAAACCATCTTTTTCAAAATGGTATTGATCAAACTTATACACGTTGGATATGGCACGGGGAGAATAATTCTGTAGAAAGTTCTAATGAAACCGACACTTCGGAATCTATCAATCAAGGCACCTCAAGAATGGGTGAACGTGACGAGGACGACGACGATGATATGtcttctgatgaaagttctgacgAAACCGACACTTCTGATTTCATTAACCATGTTAAAGGTGAACATCAACCTCTTTATCCTGGATGTGGGAGGTACACTAAGATGAAAGCTCTGGTCCAGTTATACAACTTGAAAGTGAAGCATGGTATGTCTGATTCATGCTTCAGTGATATTCTGTTATTACTTGGCTCTTTACTTCCAGAAGGCAACAACATCCCTTCTTCCTTCAATGAAGCAAAAAAAACCTTATGTGCATTAGGAATGGGGTATGAAAAGATACACGCATGTCCGAATAATTGTCTCTTATACCGTGGCGATTTAGATGAAGAACAAACTACTTGTCGCGTATGTAAGGCCTCTAGATGGAAATTGAACAAAAAAGGAGATGAACTTGAAGGGGTCCCTGCTAAAGTTCTATGGTATTTCCCGCTGATACCAAGATTACGAAATTTATTCAATACACCTCACATTGCAAAGGACATGACGTGGCATGACACCGAGCGACAAAAGGATGGTAAAATGAGGCATCCGGCTGATTCAATAACATGGAAGGATGTCGACCAAAAATGGCCTGATTTTGCATCAGAGACTAGGAACCTTCGATTAGCTTTATCTTCCGATGGTTTCAATCCTTTTCATGGAAACCGTACTGATTACTCAAGCTGGCCTGTTTTGCTATCAATTTATAACCTTCCTCCATGGCTTTGTATGAAGAGAAGGTATATTATGCTCTGCTTGTTAATATCTGGACCGACTAAGCCTGGAAATGATATCGACGTGTTCCTTCAACCACTAATAGAAGATCTGCAAGAGTTGTGGCATGGGAAACAAATGTACGACACTTATAAGAAAGAGTTTTTCATGCTTAGGGGCATTTTATTATGGACAATAAGTGATTATCCTGCCTTAGGGAACTTGTCAGGAAATGTTATTAAAGGGTATAATGCGTGTACTATTTGTATTGATGAAACAAAAGCTACTAGGTTGGTTAATTACCGTAAGACGGTGATTATGAGGCATCGAAGATGGTTGCCCCATAATCATCCTTATAGAAGGCAGAAATCAGCTTTTGATAACACTGTGGAGAAGGGGGTCGCCCCTGTTCCATTAACCGGAGAAGAGGTTTTTCAAAGAGTACAGCATTTAAGGGCCCATGTATTTGGAAAGAAACAACGGCAACCACGATGGAAGAAAGGTAAACCTAGACCTGTTTGGAAAAAGGTTTCAATATTCTTCCAACTTGAGTATTGGGAATTTTTGCCAGTTAGGCATGTTCTCAATGTGATGCACatcgagaaaaatatatgtgaagCCCTTGTTGGAACTTTACTAAATATTCCGGGGAAGACAAAAGATAGGGAATCTGTTCGTCTTGATATGGCTGAAATGGGAATAAGAACGGAGCTGAGACCTAAGACTcctggaaagaaagaaaaggtaCCGTTGGCATCATGGAACTTAACGCATGCAGAAAAAAAAACAGTTTGCTCATCATTTCTTAAAATGAAGTTGGCAGATGGATTTTGTTCAAATATTAAGAATCTTGTAAACATGGAAAATCTTCGGCTTGTTGGAATGAAATCTTATGATTGTCACAcgatattgcatcatttgcttcCAATCTCAATTCGATCAGTATTACAAAAACAAGTTAGGTGCACAATTATTAGGTTTTGCCTTTTCTTCAAGGCAATTTGCAGTAAAGTGATCAATGTAGACAAGTTGGAAAAAATGCAGAGTGAGTTAGTGGAAACATTGTGCCAGCTTGAAAAGCACTTTCCCCCTTCGTTCTTTGATGTGATGATCCATCTCTCAGTTCATCTCGTGAGAGAGGTTAAACTTTGTGGGCCAATATTCCTTCGTTGGATGTATCCCTTCGAGAGATATCTAAAAGCATTTAAAGGATATGTACGGAACCCGGCTCATCCCGAAGGGTGTATTGCTGAGGCATACGTTGCCGAAGAGGCGGTGGAGTGTTTGgtgaattttgaaaaatctacCGTAGGAGTGTCAAATGCAAAGTATGAGCAGAATGCAAGACCTCTATCTGGTGCGACATTGATAAAGCCGAGCGATGAGGACTTGCATTAG